One segment of Tenrec ecaudatus isolate mTenEca1 chromosome 1, mTenEca1.hap1, whole genome shotgun sequence DNA contains the following:
- the ANKRD34A gene encoding ankyrin repeat domain-containing protein 34A — MLHTEGHALLRAVGQGKLRLARLLLEGGAYVNEGDAQGETALMAACRARYDDPQNKARMVRYLLEQGADPNIADRLGRTALMHACAGGGGAAVASLLLAHGADPSVRDHAGASALVHALDRGDRETLATLLEACKAKGTEVIIITTDTSPSGTKKTRQYLNSPPSPGVEEPAPAPPSPGACTSPSEIQLQTAAGGRVLLSPRAQEEEEKRDVFEFPLPKTPDDPTPSEPLPKPPRHPPKPLKRLNSEPWGLVAPPQPVPPAEGRPGIERLTAEFNGLTLTGRPRLSRRHSTEGPEDPPPWAERVSGGGPLSRRNTAPEAPESGLPAGLRQKLSRMEPVELDAPGNLCPDSPESSRLSLERRRYSASPLTFPPAGSAPSPRQSQESLPGAVSPLSGRRRSPGLLERRGSGTLLLDHISQTRPGFLPPLNVSPHPPIPDIRPQPGGRAPSLPAPPQAGAPGSPRTKRKLVRRHSMQTEQIRLLGGFQSLGGPGEPGR; from the coding sequence ATGCTGCACACCGAGGGTCACGCTCTTCTTCGGGCCGTGGGGCAGGGTAAGCTGCGCCTGGCCCGTTTGCTTTTAGAAGGGGGAGCCTATGTGAATGAGGGCGATGCTCAAGGGGAGACTGCACTAATGGCTGCCTGTCGGGCCCGCTACGACGACCCCCAGAACAAGGCGCGCATGGTCCGCTACCTGCTGGAGCAGGGCGCAGACCCCAACATCGCAGACCGCCTGGGGCGCACCGCGCTCATGCACGCTTGCGCCGGGGGTGGGGGCGCCGCCGTGGCCTCCCTGCTACTGGCCCACGGCGCAGACCCCTCCGTGCGAGATCACGCGGGAGCGTCGGCCCTTGTCCACGCCCTGGACCGCGGGGACCGCGAGACCCTGGCCACGCTGCTGGAAGCCTGCAAGGCTAAGGGCACGGAGGTCATCATTATCACCACCGACACCTCGCCTTCGGGGACCAAGAAGACCCGGCAGTATCTCAACTCTCCGCCGTCCCCGGGGGTGGAGGAGCCTGCCCCGGCCCCCCCAAGCCCGGGGGCCTGCACGTCGCCTTCGGAAATCCAACTGCAGACTGCAGCGGGAGGGCGGGTGTTGTTATCCCCTCGCgcccaggaggaagaggagaagcggGACGTCTTTGAATTCCCTCTTCCAAAGACCCCCGATGACCCCACCCCTTCCGAGCCTCTCCCCAAACCACCCCGTCACCCTCCCAAGCCACTCAAAAGGCTCAACTCCGAGCCCTGGGGCCTAGTGGCTCCACCCCAACCAGTCCCGCCGGCCGAGGGAAGGCCGGGGATCGAACGCCTGACCGCCGAGTTCAACGGTCTGACGCTGACCGGGCGACCCCGTCTTTCGCGGCGTCACAGTACCGAGGGCCCCGAGGACCCGCCCCCGTGGGCGGAGAGAGTGTCGGGCGGGGGACCCCTCTCGCGCCGAAACACCGCGCCCGAGGCTCCGGAGTCGGGTCTCCCCGCGGGGCTGAGGCAGAAGCTGAGCCGGATGGAGCCCGTGGAGCTCGACGCCCCCGGAAACCTTTGCCCCGATTCGCCGGAGTCCAGCCGCCTGTCCCTGGAGCGCCGCCGGTACAGCGCCTCTCCGCTGACCTTCCCCCCCGCCGGCTCGGCGCCCTCCCCGCGCCAGTCCCAGGAGAGCTTGCCGGGCGCCGTGTCTCCGCTGAGCGGGCGGAGGCGGAGTCCGGGGCTGCTGGAGCGGAGGGGCTCCGGGACGCTGCTGCTGGACCACATCTCTCAGACGCGGCCCGGCTTCCTGCCGCCCCTCAACGtcagcccccaccctcccatccccgACATTCGCCCCCAGCCCGGAGGTCGCGCGCCTTCGCTGCCTGCCCCGCCCCAGGCGGGGGCGCCTGGCTCTCCCAGGACCAAGCGCAAGTTGGTGAGGCGCCACTCCATGCAGACTGAGCAGATCCGCCTGCTGGGGGGTTTCCAGAGTCTGGGCGGGCCTGGGGAGCCAGGGCGCTGA